From a region of the Butyrivibrio sp. AE3004 genome:
- a CDS encoding ribose-phosphate pyrophosphokinase, translating into MPRREEKRNLETIPVGSLGIIPLKGCESLGEKVDYYLVKWRQERENEHKGSLAFTGYERPSYLLNAEVPRFGSGEAKGVIKQSVRGDDLYLMVDVCNHSLTYSLFGKENHMSPDDHYQDLKRIIAAVGGKARRITVIMPFLYESRQHKRTSRESLDCAIALQELVGMGVDNIITFDAHDPRVQNAIPLNGFETVRTTYQFIKALLRNINGLQIDSDHMMVISPDEGGMGRAIYLASVMGLDVGMFYKRRDYTQVVDGRNPIVSHEFLGTSVEDKDVIIVDDMISSGESIFDVAKALKQRKAAHIYAFATFGLFTSGLDKFDKAYEEGLIDRVLTTNLIYQTPELLSREWYISCDMSKYIAYLIDTLNHDASISDLLNPVERINSIIARYKKGELDTQVK; encoded by the coding sequence ATGCCAAGAAGAGAAGAAAAACGCAACCTTGAAACTATCCCCGTTGGTTCATTGGGTATCATACCATTAAAGGGATGTGAGTCACTTGGTGAAAAGGTGGATTACTACCTGGTAAAATGGCGTCAGGAGCGTGAAAATGAGCACAAGGGAAGCCTTGCATTCACAGGTTATGAACGTCCATCCTACCTTTTGAACGCCGAGGTACCAAGATTTGGAAGCGGTGAAGCTAAGGGTGTTATCAAACAGTCTGTCAGAGGTGACGACCTTTATCTTATGGTTGATGTATGCAACCACTCTCTTACATATTCACTTTTCGGAAAAGAAAACCATATGTCACCTGATGATCATTATCAGGATCTTAAAAGAATAATCGCCGCTGTAGGCGGTAAGGCAAGAAGAATTACAGTCATCATGCCTTTCTTATATGAGAGTCGTCAGCACAAACGTACCTCAAGAGAATCTCTTGACTGTGCTATTGCCCTTCAGGAACTTGTAGGAATGGGCGTCGACAACATAATTACTTTTGACGCACATGATCCCAGAGTACAGAACGCAATTCCTCTTAACGGTTTTGAAACAGTCCGTACGACTTATCAGTTTATAAAAGCTCTTCTCAGAAACATCAATGGTCTTCAGATTGATTCAGATCACATGATGGTAATATCACCCGATGAAGGTGGTATGGGACGTGCTATCTATCTTGCAAGCGTCATGGGGCTGGATGTAGGAATGTTCTATAAGAGGCGCGACTATACACAGGTCGTTGACGGCAGAAATCCTATTGTATCTCATGAATTCCTCGGAACCTCAGTTGAGGACAAAGATGTAATTATTGTTGATGACATGATTTCATCCGGTGAAAGCATCTTCGATGTTGCTAAAGCATTAAAGCAAAGAAAAGCAGCTCACATCTACGCTTTCGCAACATTTGGTTTGTTCACAAGTGGTCTCGACAAATTTGATAAAGCTTATGAAGAGGGACTTATAGACAGAGTCCTTACAACAAACCTGATTTACCAGACTCCCGAGCTTCTGTCACGTGAATGGTACATAAGCTGCGATATGAGTAAATACATTGCCTACCTTATAGATACACTTAACCATGATGCATCTATCAGCGATCTTCTTAATCCGGTAGAACGTATTAACAGCATTATCGCCCGTTATAAAAAAGGTGAACTTGACACACAGGTAAAATAA
- a CDS encoding ATP-binding protein, which translates to MALTNTQYDEIMHDYERIRTLRRSELSQRIKYVEEHVPGYLALEQETGKRSAAFGRRLLSGEKLDKSELHKQLEDISAQKKSLLRKAGLSDDYLEMEYDCPICKDTGYVDNEKCVCFKQKIIERLYAQSNINKLAEEANFSLMSDQYYQGEDLERFLGAVKTSKDFIKNFESLYPNLLFYGTVGTGKSFLSICIAKEILEMGHSVLYFSAASLFSLIQSNSFDFKKSEELRTLFDDLYNTDLLIIDDLGTEHVTNTSIPQLFTCINERMNRNKSTIITTNFSLDDIKSMYSERVSSRIASSYHLCKLTGKDIRIMKKVQNRK; encoded by the coding sequence ATGGCTTTAACAAATACTCAATATGATGAGATTATGCATGATTATGAAAGGATTCGCACACTTAGAAGAAGCGAATTGTCACAACGTATCAAATACGTCGAAGAGCATGTCCCGGGTTATCTGGCTCTTGAACAGGAAACCGGAAAAAGAAGCGCAGCCTTCGGCCGTCGCCTTTTAAGCGGTGAGAAACTTGACAAATCCGAGCTTCACAAACAGCTTGAAGACATTTCAGCACAGAAAAAGAGTCTGCTACGAAAAGCAGGTCTTTCCGACGATTACCTGGAGATGGAATATGATTGCCCAATCTGCAAAGATACAGGCTATGTAGACAATGAAAAGTGCGTATGCTTCAAACAAAAAATCATAGAACGTCTTTATGCGCAATCCAACATAAATAAGCTTGCTGAAGAAGCAAACTTTTCCCTTATGTCAGATCAGTATTATCAGGGCGAGGATCTGGAACGTTTTTTGGGTGCGGTTAAAACTTCGAAAGATTTTATTAAGAATTTTGAAAGTTTATACCCAAATCTTCTCTTTTATGGTACAGTTGGTACTGGTAAATCGTTCCTTTCGATTTGTATTGCCAAAGAAATCCTTGAAATGGGTCATTCCGTGCTGTATTTCAGCGCTGCATCACTCTTTTCACTTATACAGTCGAATTCCTTCGATTTCAAAAAATCCGAGGAGCTACGGACTTTGTTCGACGATTTATACAATACAGACCTTCTCATTATTGATGATCTGGGGACAGAACATGTTACCAATACGTCTATCCCTCAACTTTTCACATGCATTAATGAGAGAATGAACAGGAATAAATCTACCATTATCACAACTAATTTTTCATTGGACGATATTAAGTCCATGTACTCAGAACGAGTATCTTCCCGGATTGCCAGTTCCTATCATCTTTGTAAGCTGACAGGTAAAGATATTCGCATCATGAAAAAGGTACAGAATAGAAAGTGA
- a CDS encoding cell wall hydrolase translates to MKGYKGRGLRLFAIALLLISCINAEGNPAKVHATEATKKALEEAKDKLNKTKDQLNDTKDQLSDTKDQLNDKKEDISTLHQEKNVLEDKLSDLNDKLSEVSDNLADLETQIDEKEDEISITQEELAQAINTRDEQYAAMKKRVRFIYEKENFVVLDMLSNIGDFAEFLNHSNYIASLSAYDRKMLELYKETCVNIDAKEKSLQAEKEELDECKVKVEEEQTRVSGLVDKTSGSINEYKKNISTAESEARDIEEQAREYEAKARAYEDQVEEQNADVKALEAKLAEEIRLSKLAAKSKWRNISEVSFAEGDRYLLANLIYCEAGAEPYEGKVAVGAVVINRVLSSVYPDTVVGVIYQSGQFSPVASGRLALALANGSATEACYQAADAAMGGATNVGNCVYFRTPIPGLKGINIGGHVFY, encoded by the coding sequence TTGAAAGGTTATAAAGGGCGAGGTTTAAGGCTTTTTGCGATAGCTCTGTTACTTATATCATGTATAAATGCAGAGGGAAACCCTGCTAAGGTACATGCTACAGAGGCTACTAAGAAAGCATTGGAGGAAGCAAAGGATAAACTTAATAAGACCAAGGATCAGCTTAATGATACTAAGGATCAACTCAGCGATACCAAGGACCAGCTTAATGATAAAAAGGAAGATATCTCAACTTTACATCAGGAAAAAAATGTACTTGAGGATAAGCTGAGTGATTTGAATGATAAATTAAGCGAGGTCAGTGACAATCTGGCAGACCTTGAGACTCAGATTGATGAGAAAGAAGATGAGATCAGCATTACCCAGGAAGAATTGGCACAGGCTATCAATACAAGGGATGAACAGTATGCTGCTATGAAGAAGCGTGTAAGGTTCATTTATGAAAAAGAGAATTTTGTGGTACTTGATATGCTTTCTAATATAGGTGACTTTGCTGAATTTCTCAATCACAGTAATTATATTGCATCTCTTTCCGCATATGACAGGAAGATGCTTGAACTGTATAAAGAAACATGTGTAAATATTGATGCTAAAGAAAAGAGTCTTCAGGCAGAAAAAGAAGAGCTGGACGAATGCAAGGTTAAGGTTGAAGAAGAGCAGACCAGAGTTTCGGGACTTGTAGATAAAACAAGCGGAAGTATTAATGAATATAAGAAGAATATTTCCACTGCCGAGTCTGAGGCCAGAGATATAGAAGAGCAGGCAAGGGAATATGAAGCAAAGGCCAGAGCGTATGAAGATCAGGTTGAAGAGCAAAACGCAGATGTAAAAGCGCTTGAGGCCAAGCTTGCTGAAGAAATAAGATTGTCCAAATTGGCAGCAAAATCAAAATGGAGAAATATATCTGAAGTTTCTTTTGCAGAAGGAGACAGATATCTTCTGGCAAATCTGATTTATTGTGAAGCAGGTGCTGAGCCATATGAAGGCAAGGTTGCGGTTGGCGCAGTAGTAATAAACAGAGTTTTGAGCTCTGTTTATCCTGATACTGTGGTTGGTGTTATTTATCAATCGGGACAGTTTTCGCCTGTTGCAAGCGGACGCCTTGCGCTGGCACTTGCCAACGGCAGCGCAACAGAAGCCTGTTATCAGGCAGCAGATGCTGCTATGGGCGGGGCTACCAATGTAGGAAACTGTGTATATTTCAGAACACCTATACCCGGTCTTAAGGGTATAAACATTGGTGGGCATGTATTCTACTGA
- a CDS encoding glycosyl hydrolase family 18 protein has product MKKKIKPVIFIIALIVFIGLIYAGQVAFEHFSYSREKADLNDYYQLTDPTQAVLFVDDELKEEKATCFNGVFYLSFDLVQKYISNRFYYGVLDGILVYTGPNEIFTTSVGESVVTKTDGSNEDLGYTTCMQEGDTLFVAVKYLERYTDMSSQSFSDEGPARIRIYSKRGDELQVGNLKKKIALRKLGGRKSEIVSYAEGQVTVVEQMEEWSRVVSGDAHIGYVENKYIKDIAPASIEGFETEKLDLGEYTSIKLGTKANVGFHPIGGIAGNETVSGIISQTKSLNVIAPTWFSLSDTEGNISSYATNDYITTAHANGLQVWAVVDNFNNDNKPDTETVLSHASSRANLISNLIQKQSEYGFEGINVDFELINESYADSYLEFIRELSVACRRNGIILSIDDYVPMDFNDHYDLKEQGIVCDYVVIMGYDEHYAGSKEAGSVASINYVQTGITKALDEVPAEKLINAIPFYTRLWTTSGGELSSKALHMSGAENVISEKGMEMKWDETTCQYYGEATDSNGDFYQIWNEEARSIEAKLNVMQSAGVAGVAEWALGFENADVWDVIANYMAQ; this is encoded by the coding sequence ATGAAGAAAAAGATTAAACCGGTGATTTTCATAATCGCCCTTATTGTATTTATTGGACTTATATATGCCGGACAAGTTGCGTTTGAGCATTTTTCATATTCAAGAGAAAAAGCAGACCTTAATGATTATTATCAACTGACTGATCCTACACAGGCAGTTCTTTTTGTTGATGATGAACTTAAGGAAGAAAAGGCAACCTGTTTTAATGGTGTGTTCTATTTAAGCTTTGATCTGGTACAGAAATATATAAGTAATAGATTTTATTACGGAGTATTAGACGGAATTCTTGTTTACACAGGACCGAATGAGATCTTTACTACATCTGTCGGGGAATCTGTTGTTACAAAAACGGACGGATCAAATGAAGATCTTGGGTATACGACCTGCATGCAGGAAGGAGATACTCTTTTTGTAGCTGTGAAATATCTGGAAAGATATACAGATATGTCCTCACAGAGCTTTTCGGATGAAGGTCCTGCAAGAATAAGGATTTATTCTAAGCGTGGAGATGAGCTTCAGGTAGGAAATTTAAAAAAGAAGATAGCACTAAGAAAGCTTGGTGGAAGAAAGAGTGAGATAGTATCCTATGCTGAGGGGCAGGTTACTGTCGTTGAACAGATGGAGGAATGGTCGAGAGTAGTATCCGGTGATGCTCATATCGGTTATGTTGAAAACAAATATATCAAGGATATAGCGCCTGCTTCTATAGAAGGATTTGAAACTGAAAAGCTTGATCTTGGTGAGTACACATCGATTAAACTGGGCACAAAGGCGAATGTCGGATTCCATCCTATAGGTGGAATAGCAGGAAATGAAACGGTTTCCGGAATTATATCACAAACAAAGAGTCTTAATGTTATTGCCCCTACCTGGTTTTCTCTTTCCGATACTGAGGGTAATATTTCAAGCTATGCAACAAATGATTATATAACGACTGCTCATGCTAACGGTTTGCAGGTGTGGGCTGTTGTGGATAATTTTAATAACGATAATAAGCCGGATACAGAAACTGTATTATCACATGCCTCATCCCGTGCAAACCTGATATCTAATCTTATACAAAAGCAGTCAGAGTATGGTTTTGAGGGAATAAATGTCGATTTTGAGCTTATAAATGAAAGCTATGCGGATTCTTATCTCGAATTTATTAGGGAACTCTCTGTTGCATGTCGCAGGAACGGAATAATCCTTTCAATTGATGATTATGTTCCAATGGATTTTAATGATCATTATGATCTTAAGGAGCAGGGGATTGTTTGTGATTACGTTGTTATAATGGGATATGATGAGCACTATGCAGGTTCAAAAGAGGCAGGATCTGTTGCCTCAATAAACTATGTTCAGACAGGAATAACAAAAGCACTTGATGAAGTTCCTGCAGAAAAGCTTATTAATGCAATACCTTTTTACACAAGATTATGGACTACAAGTGGAGGTGAGCTAAGCAGCAAAGCCTTACATATGAGTGGTGCTGAAAATGTCATTTCGGAAAAGGGAATGGAGATGAAGTGGGACGAGACTACCTGTCAGTACTATGGTGAAGCTACGGATTCAAATGGTGATTTTTATCAGATTTGGAATGAAGAGGCAAGATCAATTGAGGCTAAGCTGAACGTGATGCAAAGCGCAGGTGTTGCAGGAGTCGCAGAATGGGCTCTTGGTTTCGAAAATGCTGATGTGTGGGACGTTATAGCAAATTATATGGCCCAATAA
- the rpiB gene encoding ribose 5-phosphate isomerase B, translating into MIALGSDHGGFDIKQVVIEHLKERGIEYKDFGTYDKNSCDYPIFGRKAAEAVASGECEKGIVICTTGIGISIVANKVKGIRCALCSEPHSARLTREHNDANVLAMGGALIGPDMAIDIVDTFLDTEFSGLEKHVRRISEISEMEPDTVQ; encoded by the coding sequence ATGATAGCACTTGGAAGTGACCATGGTGGATTTGACATTAAACAGGTGGTAATTGAGCATTTAAAGGAGAGAGGTATCGAATATAAGGATTTCGGTACTTATGATAAGAATTCCTGTGACTATCCGATATTCGGAAGAAAGGCAGCAGAGGCAGTAGCAAGCGGAGAGTGTGAAAAAGGAATAGTTATCTGTACTACAGGTATTGGCATCTCTATCGTTGCAAATAAAGTTAAGGGTATTAGGTGTGCATTATGTAGCGAACCTCATTCAGCCAGACTTACCAGAGAGCATAATGATGCAAATGTACTTGCAATGGGTGGAGCACTTATTGGACCTGATATGGCAATTGATATAGTAGACACATTTTTGGATACTGAGTTCTCCGGACTTGAAAAGCATGTTCGCAGAATTTCTGAGATTTCCGAAATGGAGCCTGATACTGTGCAATAA
- a CDS encoding DnaD domain protein gives MSTTSISNIFIDEYLAEANDAEIKVYLYLLRMMCSGTATSVSDLADKFNYTEKDVQRALTYWENLGLIGLEFDTLGQLIGIHMQDIVPKKAAKVTNLHSVRISDSSNEHQSVPASQPRYSVVKNTSAKKKEHRDNPQMLFVAEQYFGRTLNPGEIKTIYYIQDELEFSEDLIDYLLQHCASMGKKDFDYVRKIAMNWHEKGITTISQATQENSANRAAYQIMKELGMQNAPTPAELQFFDRWQKDYGFSLTLITEACRRTVLQTQVKRLQYCDGILKSWYKEGVKTLSDVKKLDSAFGKETNAKESARKNDTVKVNNRFHQFQQNDYDLSSLEQQLLDN, from the coding sequence ATGTCTACAACATCAATTTCCAATATTTTTATAGATGAATATCTTGCAGAAGCAAATGACGCAGAGATAAAGGTTTACCTTTATCTTCTTCGTATGATGTGTTCAGGCACTGCTACCAGTGTCTCTGACCTTGCAGATAAGTTTAACTATACCGAGAAAGACGTTCAGCGTGCGCTAACATATTGGGAAAATTTAGGTCTTATCGGTCTGGAATTTGATACCCTGGGACAGCTTATAGGTATACATATGCAGGACATTGTTCCCAAAAAGGCTGCTAAGGTTACAAACCTCCATTCCGTCCGTATAAGCGACAGCAGCAATGAACACCAGTCCGTACCGGCATCACAGCCAAGATACTCTGTTGTTAAAAACACATCTGCAAAAAAGAAGGAGCACAGGGATAATCCTCAAATGCTCTTTGTAGCAGAACAATATTTTGGACGTACTTTGAATCCCGGTGAGATCAAGACCATTTATTATATCCAGGATGAGCTTGAATTTTCAGAGGATCTTATCGATTATCTTCTTCAGCACTGCGCAAGCATGGGAAAGAAAGACTTCGATTATGTCCGCAAAATAGCCATGAACTGGCACGAGAAAGGTATAACAACCATTTCTCAGGCAACACAAGAGAATTCCGCTAACAGAGCTGCATATCAGATAATGAAAGAACTTGGTATGCAAAATGCTCCCACTCCTGCCGAGCTTCAATTTTTTGATCGTTGGCAGAAGGACTATGGTTTTTCACTTACTCTGATTACCGAAGCTTGCAGAAGAACAGTACTCCAGACACAGGTTAAACGTCTGCAATACTGTGATGGCATTTTAAAAAGCTGGTACAAAGAAGGCGTAAAGACTCTTAGCGATGTAAAAAAACTTGATTCCGCATTTGGAAAAGAAACAAATGCCAAAGAATCCGCCAGAAAGAATGATACAGTTAAAGTAAATAACCGCTTTCATCAGTTCCAGCAAAACGACTACGATCTTAGCAGTCTCGAGCAGCAATTACTTGATAATTAA
- a CDS encoding L-threonylcarbamoyladenylate synthase, translated as METIVEVIDELNIDDKACMALEKAGEIIKNGGLVAFPTETVYGLGGDALNPESSKKIYAAKGRPSDNPLIVHVADMQSLEKIVKEIPDAAYKLADVLWPGPLTMIMNKSDAVPYETTGGLDTVAIRMPSNKIAAELIRQSGGYIAAPSANLSGRPSPTEAKYCVEDLNGRVEMIIDGGAVGIGLESTIIDLTVDTPMILRPGYVTKKMLEDILGGISIDKTILSAESGVKPKAPGMKYRHYAPKGDLTIVEGEPLQVTKYINEQIMQHIAEGVKTGVIATTETAGLYKADVIKCAGSRDDEEEIARNLFSILRQFDDEQVECMFSEAFDENGIGQAIMNRLLKAAGHKVIKV; from the coding sequence ATGGAAACAATTGTTGAAGTAATAGATGAATTAAACATTGATGACAAAGCGTGCATGGCTTTGGAAAAAGCCGGTGAAATTATTAAAAATGGTGGGCTTGTAGCCTTCCCTACCGAGACGGTTTATGGTCTTGGAGGAGATGCGCTTAATCCTGAGTCTTCGAAGAAAATATATGCAGCGAAAGGCAGACCATCAGATAATCCACTTATTGTACATGTGGCAGATATGCAGTCTTTGGAAAAAATAGTAAAAGAAATACCTGATGCTGCATATAAACTTGCGGATGTGCTTTGGCCGGGACCTTTAACAATGATCATGAATAAATCTGATGCCGTTCCTTATGAAACTACAGGAGGGCTTGATACTGTAGCAATCAGAATGCCAAGCAATAAGATCGCAGCTGAACTGATAAGACAGTCAGGTGGATATATAGCTGCTCCCAGTGCAAATCTTTCAGGCAGACCAAGCCCTACAGAGGCAAAATATTGTGTTGAGGATCTGAACGGAAGAGTTGAGATGATAATTGACGGAGGCGCAGTTGGAATTGGCCTTGAATCTACAATCATTGATCTTACGGTAGATACACCGATGATTCTTCGCCCCGGCTACGTCACAAAAAAGATGCTTGAGGATATTCTTGGAGGCATCAGCATAGATAAAACTATACTGAGTGCTGAAAGCGGAGTAAAACCTAAAGCTCCGGGAATGAAGTATAGACATTATGCCCCAAAGGGAGATCTCACAATTGTGGAAGGTGAGCCTTTGCAGGTTACAAAATACATAAATGAACAGATCATGCAACATATTGCTGAGGGTGTTAAAACCGGAGTTATTGCCACAACAGAAACTGCGGGTCTGTATAAGGCGGATGTCATAAAATGTGCAGGAAGCCGTGATGACGAGGAAGAGATTGCCAGAAATCTTTTTAGTATACTTAGGCAGTTTGATGATGAACAGGTTGAATGTATGTTTTCTGAAGCATTTGATGAAAATGGTATAGGGCAGGCTATAATGAACAGATTACTTAAGGCAGCAGGACATAAAGTGATAAAAGTCTGA
- a CDS encoding deoxycytidylate deaminase, with amino-acid sequence MKREDYISWDEYFMGVAKLAAMRSKDPNTQVGTCIVSQDNKILSMGYNGFPIGCDDDTFPWERDGEDELATKYPFVTHSELNAILNYRGGSLDGAKLYVSLFPCNECAKAIIQSGIKEVVYDSDKYSSSAATRASKKMFDAAGVKYHAYSRSGKNIHIEI; translated from the coding sequence ATGAAAAGAGAAGATTACATATCCTGGGATGAGTATTTTATGGGTGTTGCCAAGCTGGCTGCCATGCGTTCAAAGGATCCAAACACGCAGGTTGGAACCTGTATTGTAAGTCAGGATAACAAGATTTTATCTATGGGGTATAATGGATTTCCTATAGGGTGCGATGACGATACTTTTCCGTGGGAGAGAGACGGAGAGGACGAGCTGGCAACCAAATATCCATTTGTTACGCATAGTGAGTTAAATGCAATTCTTAATTACAGAGGCGGAAGTCTTGATGGGGCAAAGCTCTATGTATCTCTTTTTCCATGTAACGAATGTGCTAAAGCCATTATCCAATCGGGTATAAAGGAAGTGGTTTACGATAGTGATAAGTACAGCTCTTCTGCTGCTACCAGAGCATCCAAGAAGATGTTTGATGCAGCAGGAGTTAAGTATCATGCGTACAGCAGATCGGGTAAAAATATACATATAGAAATTTGA
- a CDS encoding adaptor protein MecA — protein MKIERVNDYQIRCTLTKEDLASRELKISELAYGTDKAKDLFRDMMQQANYQFGFDAEDIPLMIEAVPINSECIVLIITKVEDPEELDTRFANFSPSLQSEISGTDADEDNEEDVMDLFQRLKNESATDSDLIDQVLSKDPPAKGKVAGAVGKSHVEPFFLFSFGSMHDVMQFASLNNVSVSVRNTLYKNDSNSRLYLLIHPDGESAATLQKLCTVLSEYGKSESSSSISEQYLEEHYTVIIRDDAIQKLSQI, from the coding sequence ATGAAAATCGAACGCGTTAATGATTATCAGATTCGATGCACACTTACAAAGGAAGATCTCGCAAGCAGAGAGCTAAAAATAAGCGAGCTTGCATATGGGACAGATAAAGCCAAAGATTTATTCCGCGATATGATGCAACAGGCTAATTATCAGTTTGGATTTGATGCGGAGGATATTCCGCTTATGATTGAAGCAGTTCCTATCAATTCCGAGTGCATCGTTCTCATTATAACCAAAGTTGAAGACCCCGAGGAATTGGATACTCGTTTTGCCAACTTCTCGCCTTCACTTCAAAGTGAAATATCCGGCACTGATGCCGATGAGGATAACGAAGAAGATGTTATGGATCTTTTCCAACGACTTAAAAACGAATCCGCAACTGACTCAGATCTCATTGATCAGGTACTTAGCAAGGACCCCCCCGCTAAAGGAAAGGTTGCCGGAGCAGTCGGAAAAAGCCACGTTGAACCTTTCTTCCTTTTCTCATTTGGATCGATGCATGATGTAATGCAATTTGCCTCACTCAATAATGTTTCTGTCTCAGTAAGAAATACCTTATATAAAAATGACTCAAATAGCAGACTTTATCTTCTGATTCATCCTGACGGAGAATCAGCTGCAACTCTGCAGAAACTGTGTACTGTACTTTCTGAATACGGAAAGTCAGAATCCTCAAGTTCAATCAGTGAGCAATACCTTGAAGAGCATTACACTGTTATCATCAGAGACGACGCAATTCAAAAGCTCTCTCAGATTTAA
- a CDS encoding DUF402 domain-containing protein, giving the protein MMSYPVLYRKRIIPNECVLLKKDRILQCDDNTIVTAWEAIHPRSDLSHGYSCYYLKRGYKVSKFYRADSSLMYWYCDIVDYQKGPEENSILTLDLLADVVIYPDGKIRIVDLDELADAFEQKLIDEHQMKKALNSLGDLMDAIYENSISALEAPIIKALSANQ; this is encoded by the coding sequence ATGATGAGTTACCCTGTTCTTTACCGCAAACGTATTATTCCAAATGAGTGTGTACTACTAAAAAAAGATCGTATCCTGCAATGTGATGATAACACCATTGTTACCGCATGGGAAGCAATCCATCCAAGGTCTGATCTGTCACACGGTTATTCCTGTTATTATTTAAAACGAGGCTACAAGGTGAGCAAATTTTATCGGGCAGATTCCAGTCTGATGTACTGGTATTGCGATATTGTTGATTACCAGAAAGGTCCTGAAGAAAATTCAATACTTACTCTGGATCTTCTTGCTGACGTTGTAATATATCCCGATGGCAAGATACGTATTGTTGATCTCGACGAGCTCGCTGATGCTTTTGAGCAAAAGCTGATCGATGAACACCAAATGAAAAAAGCGCTTAATTCTCTTGGTGACCTCATGGATGCCATTTATGAAAACAGCATCTCTGCGCTTGAAGCACCGATAATCAAAGCGCTTTCCGCAAATCAGTAG